Proteins encoded by one window of Chromobacterium violaceum ATCC 12472:
- the prfB gene encoding peptide chain release factor 2 (programmed frameshift), whose protein sequence is MIEVEVLNQIAAKIEDLAARAADIRGYLDYDGKKDRLEEVSRLTEDPDIWNEPKKAQELGRERKQLEDVVLVLDGINATIGDSRELFDMGKSEEDDDTILAVQADLEEVEAKVAQLEFRRMFHDPMDPTNCFIDIQAGAGGTEAQDWAGMLLRMYTRYAERKGFKVDVLELSEGEVAGVTSATLKIEGEYAYGLLRTEVGVHRLVRVSPFDSNARRHTSFSSVFVYPEVDDSFEIDINPADVRTDTYRASGAGGQHINKTDSAVRLTHIPTGIVVQCQNDRSQHRNRDEAWQMLRAKLYELELKKRNEAKQALEDTKTDVGWGHQIRSYVFDQSRIKDLRTSYEVGNIKGVMDGDLDGFIEASLKHGV, encoded by the exons ATGATTGAAGTTGAAGTTCTGAACCAAATCGCGGCCAAAATCGAAGACCTGGCCGCCCGCGCCGCCGACATTCGGGGGTATCTT GACTACGACGGTAAAAAAGACCGTCTGGAAGAAGTTAGCCGTCTGACCGAAGACCCGGATATCTGGAACGAGCCGAAAAAGGCGCAGGAGCTGGGCCGCGAGCGCAAGCAGCTGGAAGACGTGGTGCTGGTGCTGGACGGCATCAACGCCACCATCGGCGACAGCCGCGAACTGTTCGACATGGGCAAGAGCGAGGAAGACGACGACACCATCCTCGCGGTGCAGGCCGATCTGGAAGAAGTGGAAGCCAAAGTGGCGCAGCTGGAATTCCGCCGCATGTTCCACGATCCGATGGACCCCACCAACTGCTTCATCGACATCCAGGCCGGCGCCGGCGGCACCGAAGCCCAGGACTGGGCCGGCATGCTGCTGCGCATGTATACCCGCTACGCCGAGCGCAAGGGCTTCAAGGTGGACGTGCTGGAACTGTCCGAGGGCGAAGTGGCCGGCGTCACCAGCGCCACGCTGAAGATCGAGGGCGAGTACGCCTACGGCCTGCTGCGCACCGAAGTGGGCGTGCACCGCCTGGTGCGCGTGTCGCCGTTCGACTCCAACGCCCGCCGCCACACCTCGTTCTCGTCGGTGTTCGTGTATCCGGAAGTGGACGACAGCTTCGAGATCGACATCAACCCGGCGGACGTGCGCACCGACACCTATCGCGCCTCCGGCGCCGGCGGCCAGCACATCAACAAGACCGACTCCGCCGTGCGTCTGACCCACATCCCCACCGGCATCGTCGTGCAGTGCCAGAACGACCGTTCCCAGCACCGCAACCGCGACGAGGCCTGGCAGATGCTGCGCGCCAAGCTGTACGAGCTGGAGCTGAAGAAGCGCAACGAAGCCAAGCAGGCGCTGGAAGACACCAAGACCGACGTGGGCTGGGGCCACCAGATCCGCTCCTACGTGTTCGACCAATCCCGCATCAAGGATTTGCGCACCAGCTACGAAGTGGGCAACATCAAGGGCGTCATGGACGGCGACCTGGACGGCTTCATCGAAGCCAGCCTCAAGCACGGCGTCTAA
- the lysS gene encoding lysine--tRNA ligase, translated as MSDHEQAQAQSQDENQIMAERRQKLQAIREKGIAYPNDFKRSHFAKPLQDDHAAKEAEALEAEKIEVAVAGRMMLKRVMGKASFATLQDVSGRIQAFISRDNVGEDVYADFKRWDLGDIVAVKGMLFKTKTGELTVQATEVRMLSKNIRPLPEKFHGIADQETKYRQRYADLIMSEESRETFIKRSKIVQKVRDVMVGEGYLEVETPMMHPIPGGASAKPFVTHHNALDMPLYLRIAPELYLKRLVVGGLERVFEINRNFRNEGMSTRHNPEFTMIEFYEAYSDYQRMMEMTETIIRECALVACGSTTVTYQGKEVDLGKPFDRFTIVQAIKHYNPQYTDAQLSDAAWVASEIKRLGGKLPPAPGLGSLQLALFEECAESLLWNPTFIIDYPVEVSPLARGSDTQPGLTERFELFIVGREHANGYSELNDPEDQAARFQAQVAQKDAGDDEAMHYDADYIRAMEYGLPPTGGCGIGIDRLVMLLTDAPSIRDVILFPHMRPE; from the coding sequence ATGTCTGATCACGAACAAGCACAGGCGCAAAGCCAAGACGAAAACCAGATCATGGCGGAACGCCGCCAGAAACTGCAGGCGATCCGCGAAAAAGGCATCGCCTACCCCAACGACTTCAAACGCAGCCACTTCGCCAAACCGCTGCAGGACGACCACGCCGCCAAAGAGGCAGAGGCGCTGGAAGCCGAGAAAATCGAAGTCGCCGTCGCCGGCCGCATGATGCTTAAACGTGTGATGGGCAAAGCCAGCTTCGCCACCCTGCAGGACGTCAGCGGCCGCATCCAGGCCTTCATCTCCCGCGACAACGTGGGCGAAGACGTCTACGCCGACTTCAAGCGCTGGGACCTGGGCGACATCGTCGCCGTCAAGGGCATGCTGTTCAAGACCAAGACCGGCGAACTGACGGTGCAGGCGACCGAAGTGCGCATGCTGTCCAAGAACATCCGTCCGCTGCCGGAGAAATTCCACGGCATCGCCGACCAGGAAACAAAGTACCGCCAGCGCTACGCCGACCTGATCATGAGCGAGGAAAGCCGCGAAACCTTCATCAAGCGCTCCAAGATCGTGCAGAAGGTGCGCGACGTGATGGTGGGCGAAGGCTACCTGGAAGTGGAAACCCCGATGATGCACCCGATCCCGGGCGGCGCGTCGGCCAAACCCTTCGTCACCCACCACAACGCGCTGGACATGCCGCTCTACCTGCGCATCGCCCCGGAGCTGTACCTGAAGCGCCTGGTGGTCGGCGGCCTGGAACGCGTGTTCGAGATCAACCGCAACTTCCGCAACGAGGGGATGAGCACGCGCCACAACCCCGAGTTCACCATGATCGAGTTCTACGAAGCATATAGCGACTACCAGCGCATGATGGAGATGACCGAAACCATCATCCGCGAGTGCGCGCTGGTTGCCTGCGGCTCCACCACCGTGACCTACCAAGGCAAGGAAGTGGACCTGGGCAAGCCGTTCGACCGCTTCACCATCGTGCAGGCGATCAAGCACTACAACCCGCAATACACCGACGCGCAACTGTCCGACGCCGCCTGGGTGGCCAGCGAGATCAAGCGCCTGGGCGGCAAGCTGCCCCCGGCCCCGGGCCTGGGCAGCCTGCAGCTGGCGCTGTTCGAGGAATGCGCCGAATCGCTGCTGTGGAACCCGACCTTCATCATCGACTACCCGGTGGAAGTGTCCCCGCTGGCGCGCGGCTCCGACACCCAGCCGGGCCTGACCGAGCGTTTCGAACTGTTCATCGTCGGCCGCGAGCACGCCAACGGCTACTCGGAGTTGAACGATCCGGAAGACCAGGCCGCGCGCTTCCAGGCGCAAGTCGCCCAGAAGGACGCCGGCGACGACGAGGCGATGCACTACGACGCCGACTACATCCGCGCGATGGAATACGGCCTGCCGCCGACCGGCGGTTGCGGCATCGGCATCGACCGCTTGGTGATGTTGTTGACGGATGCGCCTTCTATCCGGGATGTGATCTTGTTCCCGCATATGCGTCCGGAGTAA
- a CDS encoding malate dehydrogenase, with translation MKAPVRVAVTGAAGQIGYSLLFRIASGEMLGKDQPVILHLLDLPQAQTALKGVMMELEDCAFPLLAGMVATDDPNVAFKDVKVALLVGARPRSKGMERKDLLEANGAIFTVQGKALNDHAARDVKVLVVGNPANTNAWIAMKSAPDLDPKNFTAMLRLDHNRALSQIAAKTGKPVASIEKLAVWGNHSPTMYADYRFATIDGQSVKAMINDDVWNRDVFLPTVGKRGAAIIEARGLSSAASAANAAIDHIRDWVLGTNGKWVTMGVPSDGSYGIPEGVMYGVPVVCENGEYKRVEGLEIDAFSRERMDLTLAELEEERAAIAHLFG, from the coding sequence ATGAAAGCCCCCGTTCGCGTTGCCGTTACCGGCGCTGCCGGCCAGATCGGCTACAGCCTGCTGTTCCGCATTGCCAGTGGTGAAATGCTGGGCAAAGATCAACCCGTCATTCTTCATCTGCTGGACCTGCCGCAGGCTCAAACCGCGCTGAAGGGCGTGATGATGGAGCTGGAAGACTGTGCCTTCCCGCTGCTGGCCGGCATGGTCGCCACCGACGACCCGAACGTGGCATTCAAGGATGTGAAGGTCGCCCTGCTGGTCGGCGCCCGCCCGCGCAGCAAGGGCATGGAGCGCAAGGACCTGCTGGAAGCCAACGGCGCCATCTTCACCGTTCAGGGCAAGGCTCTGAACGACCACGCCGCCCGCGACGTCAAGGTGCTGGTGGTGGGCAACCCGGCCAACACCAACGCCTGGATCGCGATGAAGTCCGCTCCGGACCTGGATCCGAAAAACTTCACCGCCATGTTGCGTCTTGACCACAACCGCGCGCTGTCGCAAATCGCCGCCAAGACCGGCAAGCCGGTGGCCTCCATCGAGAAGCTGGCCGTGTGGGGCAACCACTCGCCGACCATGTACGCCGACTACCGCTTCGCCACCATCGACGGCCAGTCGGTGAAGGCCATGATCAACGACGACGTGTGGAACCGCGACGTGTTCCTGCCCACCGTGGGCAAGCGCGGCGCCGCCATCATCGAAGCGCGCGGCCTGTCCTCCGCCGCCTCCGCCGCCAACGCCGCCATCGACCACATCCGCGACTGGGTGCTGGGCACCAATGGCAAGTGGGTGACCATGGGCGTGCCCTCCGACGGTTCCTACGGCATCCCGGAAGGCGTGATGTACGGCGTACCGGTTGTATGCGAAAATGGCGAATACAAACGTGTAGAAGGCCTGGAGATCGACGCGTTCAGCCGCGAGCGGATGGACCTGACCCTGGCCGAGCTGGAAGAAGAGCGCGCAGCCATCGCCCACCTGTTTGGCTGA
- a CDS encoding GntR family transcriptional regulator, translated as MTANTLRRQPLYAQVKQLLLQRMGAGEWEAHDALPSEWELADELGASQGTVRKALSELVDAGLLYRQQGRGTYVAPVPGDWGEAALLTPGLFFERPDELVREFLGMSRLNASEDIAEALQLRRLAPLLRIRQLWRWHGAPVALDDALLPAEAFDGMDARWLRNSAGVYATLQQRFGVRVKVVCEQFRAEMLPREEAALLGVTGMVADVPALCLLRLSADMDGRPLEWRQRYCLTHQLAYTVKHG; from the coding sequence ATGACAGCCAATACGCTGAGAAGACAGCCGCTTTATGCCCAGGTCAAACAGCTGCTGCTGCAGCGGATGGGCGCCGGCGAATGGGAGGCGCACGACGCGCTGCCCAGTGAATGGGAGCTGGCCGACGAGCTGGGCGCGAGCCAGGGCACGGTGAGAAAGGCGTTGTCGGAACTGGTGGATGCGGGGCTGTTGTACCGCCAGCAGGGCAGGGGCACTTACGTGGCGCCGGTGCCGGGCGACTGGGGCGAGGCCGCGCTGCTGACGCCGGGCCTGTTTTTCGAGCGGCCGGACGAATTGGTCAGGGAGTTTCTCGGCATGTCCCGGCTGAACGCCAGCGAGGACATCGCCGAGGCTTTGCAATTGCGGCGCCTTGCGCCTTTATTGAGAATTCGCCAGCTGTGGCGTTGGCACGGCGCCCCGGTGGCGCTGGACGACGCGCTGCTGCCCGCGGAGGCGTTCGACGGCATGGACGCGCGCTGGCTGCGCAACTCCGCCGGCGTGTACGCGACGCTGCAGCAACGCTTCGGCGTGCGGGTGAAGGTGGTGTGCGAGCAGTTCCGCGCCGAGATGCTGCCGCGCGAGGAGGCGGCGCTGCTGGGCGTGACCGGCATGGTGGCCGATGTGCCGGCGCTTTGCCTGCTGCGGCTGTCGGCGGACATGGATGGCCGCCCGCTGGAGTGGCGGCAGCGCTACTGCCTGACGCACCAGCTGGCCTATACAGTGAAACACGGCTGA